From the Butyrivibrio fibrisolvens genome, one window contains:
- a CDS encoding helix-turn-helix domain-containing protein produces the protein MSFGQKLKSIRKERKISQTELAQASGVAQRTISSYETDLSIPRTSNQLRKIADVLGVTPADLVSDDDRFLISSEEVEYKVEAKRLVAELTSLFSGGKMDEDDMDVLMLSMQQAYVEAKKKHHDDANA, from the coding sequence ATGTCATTTGGACAGAAACTTAAATCAATCAGAAAAGAACGTAAAATATCCCAGACAGAACTTGCACAGGCATCGGGTGTAGCCCAGAGAACCATCTCATCCTACGAGACAGATCTCAGCATCCCACGTACCTCCAATCAGCTCCGCAAGATAGCTGACGTACTGGGCGTAACTCCTGCAGATCTTGTATCTGACGATGACAGATTCCTTATAAGTTCCGAGGAAGTTGAATATAAGGTCGAAGCCAAGCGTCTTGTAGCAGAGCTTACAAGCCTTTTTTCAGGCGGCAAGATGGATGAGGATGATATGGATGTTCTCATGCTCTCTATGCAGCAGGCTTATGTAGAAGCCAAGAAGAAGCACCATGACGATGCAAATGCCTAA
- a CDS encoding ImmA/IrrE family metallo-endopeptidase has translation MYYDNDHIIKQAHKLIREAGTSDPASLADYLDISVKPVPFRKQKGVYQVIEDIPFIFIKEDLAPEIYNIVILHEIGHDRLHRDIAKAFAEYDLFDMQTSRMEYEANLFAAEISLPDDEILDYIYQGMDVSQIARAMYSDINLVALKASDMIRRGYNFNQVDHRNDFLK, from the coding sequence ATGTACTACGATAATGATCATATAATTAAACAGGCACATAAACTTATAAGAGAAGCCGGAACTTCTGATCCGGCTTCTCTGGCTGATTATCTGGATATATCAGTTAAGCCTGTCCCTTTCAGAAAACAAAAAGGGGTATATCAGGTCATAGAAGATATACCTTTTATATTCATCAAGGAAGACCTTGCTCCCGAGATCTACAACATCGTAATCTTGCATGAAATAGGCCATGACCGTCTTCATAGAGACATAGCCAAGGCCTTTGCAGAATACGATCTTTTTGATATGCAGACAAGCCGTATGGAATATGAGGCCAATCTTTTTGCTGCAGAAATATCCCTTCCCGATGACGAAATCCTCGACTACATCTATCAGGGCATGGATGTATCACAGATAGCCCGCGCCATGTATTCAGACATCAATCTGGTAGCCCTGAAGGCTTCAGATATGATAAGACGCGGATACAACTTTAATCAGGTCGATCACAGGAATGACTTTTTAAAATAA
- a CDS encoding MATE family efflux transporter — MKSDMTKGAIAPILIKFMLPLFIGNLFQQFYNMVDTLIVGRYVGTDALAAVGATGTIMFLILGFANGLATGFTVLTSQSYGAHDDRRLRHSIANAVILAVIVTLITTMVSVISMKSILRMMNTPDDIFDYAYSYIITISYGICASVFYNLGASILRAVGNSKVPLYFLIFSACLNVGLDFVCIVGFDLKTFGAALATVVSQGISAVLCFVYIYKKQRSMWPERSDWHLEARDTSHQLRVGVPMALQFAITASGTMIMQAAINLFGSTAVASFTAASKIQGLITQGMPSMGQTIAAYAGQNFGAGRYDRLKDGIKNSMIIMTVYSVVAAVLSLSLLEPAMHLFFDSAQDVAVHLPWAIPYIRFCAMCYIPLSAIFIFRNMMQGCGFGFLPMMGGVVELVSRAIMAVLSMKLMIYELASACDPAAWLTTGIFTFVAWLYVAPKIEKMFAK; from the coding sequence ATGAAATCTGATATGACTAAGGGAGCGATTGCCCCTATATTGATAAAATTTATGCTGCCACTATTTATTGGTAATCTATTTCAACAGTTTTATAATATGGTGGATACGCTTATAGTTGGTAGATATGTTGGAACAGATGCTCTTGCGGCAGTTGGTGCTACGGGTACTATTATGTTCCTGATCCTGGGTTTTGCCAACGGTCTGGCTACGGGATTTACTGTTCTTACCAGTCAGAGCTACGGAGCTCATGATGACAGAAGACTTCGTCATAGTATTGCCAATGCTGTGATACTGGCAGTTATCGTGACACTTATAACTACTATGGTAAGTGTTATCAGTATGAAGTCTATACTTCGTATGATGAATACTCCGGATGATATATTCGATTATGCATATTCTTATATAATCACTATATCTTATGGTATATGTGCCAGCGTCTTTTATAATCTTGGTGCATCAATACTTAGAGCTGTAGGCAATAGTAAAGTTCCGCTTTATTTCCTTATTTTCTCTGCATGTCTTAATGTGGGACTTGATTTTGTATGCATAGTAGGATTTGATCTTAAGACTTTCGGGGCAGCTCTTGCTACCGTTGTATCTCAGGGAATATCAGCAGTTTTATGCTTTGTATATATCTATAAGAAACAGAGGTCTATGTGGCCTGAAAGAAGTGACTGGCACCTTGAAGCCAGGGATACAAGCCATCAGCTAAGAGTAGGCGTACCTATGGCCCTTCAGTTCGCTATAACTGCGTCAGGAACCATGATCATGCAGGCTGCCATCAATCTGTTCGGATCTACAGCTGTTGCATCATTCACTGCTGCAAGTAAGATCCAGGGACTTATAACTCAGGGTATGCCTTCCATGGGACAGACTATAGCTGCCTATGCCGGACAGAACTTTGGCGCTGGCAGGTACGACAGATTAAAAGATGGTATTAAGAATTCCATGATCATCATGACTGTATATTCTGTTGTTGCAGCTGTTCTTTCATTATCACTTTTAGAGCCTGCAATGCATCTGTTCTTTGATTCGGCGCAGGACGTAGCAGTTCACCTTCCATGGGCTATTCCATACATAAGATTCTGTGCTATGTGCTATATCCCTCTTTCTGCTATATTCATCTTTAGAAATATGATGCAGGGCTGCGGATTTGGGTTCCTTCCTATGATGGGCGGAGTAGTAGAGCTGGTATCAAGGGCTATCATGGCAGTTTTGTCAATGAAGCTCATGATCTATGAACTTGCCAGCGCCTGCGACCCGGCAGCATGGCTTACTACCGGTATATTTACATTTGTAGCATGGCTCTATGTTGCACCTAAGATTGAGAAGATGTTTGCCAAATAA
- a CDS encoding sensor domain-containing diguanylate cyclase has protein sequence MRKHIVLITNILIIVVVVAGFIAIEYGFVSFYRQQTREQAQNAVVVTGVDVSSQISNVSTTQRVASQMIASDLFLKQWIKTETPNPDDNKDIQVLYDYLKEYKDVLGYDTVFFVSDETGNYYYQDGLNKIISPLDDFDSWYYNFVELDEPYDIEIDRDETQGYAVNLFVNCRVEDEKGNLLGVAGTAQEIGEIEEYITSMQDAMGVDIMIVNNGNAMNSFSGSTDHYKDVSEASKILGIPEIVLTSTDLGNEDYIWLDNIHCMTVKHNADLNWNVIVVKDITQILNGYKKFVFYAILLLIAVLVVFITAATVFLTKMNRMSIEHENTDDLTGLFNNRIFRQKYTESLRKHRDNISLFMIDVDDFKKYNDQMGHLYGNGVLKLVSTLLLQTVGDSGIVGRWGGDEFIGIMYMNSQRTADLLRHLQKDLDDAETKMPVRISGGVTGVRHGDTIEAAIDRADVGLYESKNAGKGTVTVHDA, from the coding sequence ATGCGCAAACATATAGTTCTGATAACCAATATCCTTATTATTGTAGTAGTCGTGGCAGGCTTCATCGCTATAGAGTATGGCTTTGTAAGTTTCTATAGACAGCAGACGAGGGAACAGGCCCAGAATGCGGTAGTTGTAACCGGTGTAGATGTATCTTCCCAGATCTCAAATGTATCTACCACCCAGAGAGTAGCTTCTCAGATGATAGCTTCAGATCTTTTCTTGAAACAGTGGATCAAAACTGAGACACCCAATCCTGACGACAACAAGGATATACAGGTTCTATATGATTACCTTAAAGAGTACAAGGATGTACTTGGCTATGACACGGTATTCTTTGTATCAGATGAAACAGGCAATTATTATTATCAGGATGGTCTTAATAAGATCATCTCTCCTTTGGATGATTTTGACAGCTGGTATTACAACTTTGTAGAGCTTGATGAACCTTATGATATTGAGATTGACAGGGATGAAACTCAGGGGTATGCTGTTAACCTCTTTGTAAACTGCCGTGTTGAAGACGAGAAGGGCAATCTTCTGGGAGTTGCCGGTACTGCGCAGGAAATTGGTGAGATTGAAGAATATATCACTAGCATGCAGGATGCCATGGGCGTAGACATAATGATCGTCAACAATGGCAATGCCATGAATTCTTTTAGCGGAAGTACAGATCATTATAAGGATGTTTCGGAAGCTTCTAAGATTTTGGGGATTCCTGAGATAGTACTCACTTCAACGGATCTTGGAAATGAGGATTATATCTGGCTTGACAATATTCATTGTATGACGGTCAAGCACAATGCAGACCTTAACTGGAATGTTATCGTTGTTAAGGATATCACACAGATTCTTAATGGATACAAGAAGTTCGTATTTTATGCGATACTGCTTCTTATAGCAGTTCTTGTAGTCTTCATAACTGCTGCTACGGTTTTTCTTACCAAAATGAACAGGATGTCGATAGAACATGAGAATACAGACGATCTGACAGGCCTTTTTAATAATAGGATATTTAGGCAAAAATATACTGAAAGTCTTCGAAAACATCGTGACAATATATCACTTTTTATGATTGATGTTGATGATTTTAAAAAGTACAATGATCAGATGGGTCATCTGTATGGCAATGGTGTTCTTAAACTTGTATCAACACTCCTACTACAGACTGTTGGAGATAGCGGTATCGTAGGAAGATGGGGCGGCGATGAGTTCATAGGTATCATGTATATGAATTCTCAAAGAACTGCGGATCTTCTAAGGCATCTTCAAAAGGACCTTGATGATGCAGAGACCAAGATGCCGGTGAGGATCAGCGGCGGCGTTACTGGCGTGCGCCATGGCGATACAATAGAAGCTGCCATTGATAGGGCTGATGTGGGCCTGTATGAGAGTAAGAATGCGGGCAAGGGCACGGTGACCGTGCATGATGCGTGA
- a CDS encoding mannitol dehydrogenase family protein, protein MKLTVEGIKDTNAWESKGYHLPAYDREQVIKNTQEAPEWVHFGAGNIFRAFHAVLAQNLIEKGLMNTGIVVAEGFDYEIVEKAYKTYEDLSILAILKSDGSVEKQVIGSIAKSYILDSERDAEFEGLKNVFRNKSLKLCTFTITEKGYNLRKPDGSYMDAVAADMQEGPSKPHSYIGKVAALLAERYSNGKLPIAMVSTDNCSHNGEKLYAAIYDFAKAWADNGKIDAGFVDYINDKNLVSFPWSMIDKITPRPDDSVKAMLAEDGVEGLEPVITGFHTYVAPFVNAEESEYLVVEDDFPNGRPALEKAGVIFTDRDTVNNVERMKVTTCLNPLHTALAVYGCLLGYTRISEEMKDADLVKLINQVGYVEGLPVVVDPGVINPKDFIDTVTKVRLPNPFMPDAPQRIATDTSQKLAIRFGETIKSYIAADDLDVHSLKAIPFVLAGWLRYTMGIDDKGEEFECSSDPLLEEVSAITRTISLGDTRSCDELKAVLLPILKKKEIFAVDLEEVGLADTVVANFKKLIEKEGAVRENLAAL, encoded by the coding sequence ATGAAACTTACAGTAGAAGGAATTAAAGATACAAACGCTTGGGAGTCCAAGGGATATCATCTTCCTGCTTATGACAGAGAGCAGGTTATAAAGAATACACAGGAAGCTCCTGAATGGGTACACTTTGGTGCTGGTAACATCTTCCGTGCATTCCATGCAGTTCTTGCACAGAACCTTATTGAAAAGGGACTTATGAATACAGGTATCGTAGTTGCAGAAGGATTCGACTACGAGATCGTTGAGAAGGCATATAAGACATACGAGGATCTGTCTATCCTTGCAATCCTTAAGTCTGACGGATCTGTTGAAAAGCAGGTCATCGGTTCTATCGCCAAGTCATACATCCTTGATTCTGAAAGAGATGCAGAATTTGAAGGTCTTAAGAATGTATTCAGAAATAAGAGCCTTAAGCTCTGCACATTCACAATCACAGAGAAGGGTTACAACCTCAGAAAGCCTGACGGAAGCTATATGGACGCTGTTGCAGCAGATATGCAGGAAGGTCCTTCCAAGCCTCACAGCTATATCGGTAAGGTAGCAGCTCTTCTTGCTGAGAGATATTCAAATGGTAAACTTCCTATCGCTATGGTCAGCACAGATAACTGCTCACATAATGGTGAGAAGCTCTATGCAGCAATCTATGATTTTGCTAAGGCATGGGCTGATAATGGCAAGATCGATGCAGGTTTTGTAGACTATATAAATGATAAGAACCTTGTATCATTCCCTTGGTCTATGATCGATAAGATCACACCAAGACCTGATGACAGCGTTAAGGCTATGCTTGCAGAGGACGGCGTAGAAGGTCTTGAGCCTGTAATCACAGGATTCCATACATATGTTGCTCCTTTTGTAAACGCAGAAGAGAGCGAATATCTTGTAGTAGAAGATGACTTCCCTAACGGAAGACCTGCTCTTGAAAAGGCTGGTGTTATTTTCACAGACAGAGATACAGTTAATAACGTAGAGCGTATGAAGGTTACAACATGCCTTAATCCTCTTCACACAGCACTTGCTGTATACGGATGTCTTCTTGGATATACAAGAATCTCAGAAGAAATGAAGGATGCAGACCTTGTTAAGCTTATAAATCAAGTTGGTTATGTAGAAGGACTTCCTGTTGTAGTAGATCCAGGCGTTATCAATCCTAAGGACTTCATCGATACTGTAACAAAGGTTCGTCTTCCTAACCCATTCATGCCTGATGCTCCTCAGAGAATCGCTACAGATACATCTCAGAAGCTTGCAATTCGTTTTGGCGAGACTATCAAGAGCTACATCGCAGCAGATGATCTTGATGTACACTCACTTAAGGCTATTCCTTTCGTACTGGCAGGATGGCTTCGATATACAATGGGTATAGATGATAAGGGCGAAGAATTTGAATGCAGCTCAGATCCTCTTCTTGAAGAGGTAAGTGCTATCACACGTACTATCAGCCTTGGCGATACAAGATCATGTGATGAACTCAAAGCTGTTCTTCTTCCTATCCTTAAGAAAAAAGAGATCTTCGCTGTAGATCTTGAAGAAGTAGGTCTTGCAGATACTGTAGTAGCTAACTTTAAGAAGCTTATCGAAAAAGAAGGCGCTGTAAGAGAAAACCTTGCTGCACTTTAA
- the uxuA gene encoding mannonate dehydratase, whose translation MEMTLRWYGKEFDTVKLWQIRQIPGVKGVITTLYNKAAGDLWTQDEIKKLKADVAEADMHISGIESVNISDDIKIGGGKRDEHIDNYIKTLENLGKEDIHMVCYNFMPVFDWTRTELARRRADGATVLAYNQTAVDKINPEDMFASINGDMNGTVMPGWEPERMARVKELFEMYKDIDEEKLFENLVYFLKAIMPVCNKYDIKMAIHPDDPAWNVFGLPRIINNEKNIQRMMKAVDDVHNGVTFCSGSYGTNPENDLPQMIRNLKGRIHFAHVRNLQFNTFQHEDGSQVTSWAGEKIPVGPADFEEACHLSSDGSFDMYEIVKALYETGFDGPIRPDHGRMIWDEKAMPGYGLYDRALGACYIQGLWEAIDKAARR comes from the coding sequence ATGGAAATGACTCTTCGCTGGTATGGTAAGGAATTTGATACTGTTAAGCTGTGGCAGATCAGACAGATTCCTGGTGTTAAGGGTGTTATTACAACACTTTATAATAAGGCAGCAGGTGACCTTTGGACACAGGATGAGATCAAGAAGCTTAAGGCTGACGTAGCAGAAGCTGATATGCACATCTCAGGTATCGAGTCCGTTAATATCTCTGACGATATCAAGATCGGCGGCGGCAAGCGCGATGAGCATATCGACAATTATATCAAGACTTTAGAGAACCTTGGTAAAGAAGACATCCACATGGTATGTTACAACTTCATGCCTGTATTTGACTGGACCAGAACAGAGCTTGCAAGAAGAAGAGCAGATGGAGCTACAGTTCTTGCATACAACCAGACAGCAGTTGATAAGATCAATCCTGAAGATATGTTCGCATCTATCAATGGTGATATGAACGGAACAGTTATGCCTGGCTGGGAACCTGAGAGAATGGCTCGCGTTAAGGAGCTCTTCGAGATGTACAAGGATATTGATGAAGAGAAGCTTTTTGAGAACCTTGTATACTTCCTTAAAGCTATCATGCCTGTATGTAACAAGTATGATATCAAGATGGCTATCCATCCTGATGATCCTGCATGGAACGTATTCGGACTTCCTCGTATCATCAATAATGAGAAGAATATCCAGCGTATGATGAAGGCTGTTGATGATGTACATAATGGTGTTACATTCTGCTCAGGTTCTTATGGTACAAATCCTGAGAACGACCTTCCTCAGATGATCAGAAATCTTAAGGGACGTATCCACTTCGCACACGTACGTAACCTTCAGTTCAATACATTCCAGCATGAGGACGGAAGTCAGGTTACAAGCTGGGCAGGAGAGAAGATTCCGGTTGGCCCTGCTGATTTCGAAGAGGCTTGCCACCTTTCTTCAGATGGAAGCTTTGATATGTATGAGATTGTTAAGGCTCTCTATGAGACAGGCTTTGACGGACCTATCCGTCCTGACCACGGCCGTATGATCTGGGATGAGAAGGCTATGCCTGGTTATGGTCTTTATGATAGAGCTCTTGGTGCTTGCTACATCCAGGGTCTTTGGGAAGCAATCGACAAGGCAGCTAGAAGATAA
- a CDS encoding AraC family transcriptional regulator — protein MRRELRSDFTTRQTMLSDLFELYYYSDTVIKPVEMHSHDYYEFYLFLEGDIDMQIENVADTIKLTPGDIVVFPPGLFHHAIKRTYDKAHTIDDQPQKPYRRFVFWISDMYLKELFAMSSDYSYLIDEADKGRYVHHLENALFYQVQSRAITVLEEISTVHYGHDAFLRIYSSELLLTLTRYVYESENKISVPENTDMMGRLITYIDEHLTDTLSLDVLAEKLYVSKSYIVHEFKNRLGLSVHQYIVKKRLAGCRDLMLGGTPISEAYITYGFNDYSNFYKAFRKEYGYSPREYVDIHTMPE, from the coding sequence ATGAGAAGAGAACTTAGAAGTGATTTTACAACCAGACAGACCATGCTTTCAGACCTATTCGAGCTTTATTATTACAGCGATACTGTGATAAAGCCCGTAGAGATGCATTCGCATGACTATTATGAATTCTATCTTTTTTTAGAAGGCGATATAGACATGCAGATTGAAAATGTGGCAGATACAATAAAGCTAACTCCGGGAGATATCGTTGTATTTCCTCCCGGACTTTTTCACCATGCCATAAAAAGAACTTATGACAAAGCTCACACTATAGATGATCAGCCCCAAAAGCCCTATCGCCGCTTTGTATTCTGGATAAGTGATATGTATCTCAAAGAGCTTTTTGCCATGTCTTCAGACTATTCATATCTCATAGATGAAGCTGACAAAGGAAGGTATGTGCACCATCTTGAGAATGCCCTCTTTTATCAGGTACAATCCCGTGCCATTACTGTCCTTGAAGAGATCAGTACTGTGCACTACGGCCATGATGCTTTTCTTAGGATATATTCATCAGAACTACTCCTTACGCTTACAAGATATGTCTACGAATCCGAGAACAAGATAAGCGTACCTGAGAACACAGATATGATGGGAAGACTTATAACATATATTGATGAACATCTAACCGACACTTTGTCTCTTGACGTACTTGCAGAAAAGCTCTATGTCAGTAAGTCCTATATCGTACATGAGTTCAAGAACAGGCTAGGCCTATCTGTTCACCAATATATAGTCAAAAAGCGCCTCGCCGGGTGCCGCGACCTGATGCTGGGCGGCACGCCTATAAGCGAAGCATATATCACGTATGGCTTTAACGACTATTCAAATTTCTACAAAGCTTTCCGCAAGGAGTATGGCTACTCTCCAAGAGAATACGTGGACATCCATACAATGCCCGAATGA
- a CDS encoding ROK family protein: protein MGDKYNICLDIGGTKILGAIFDKKENITYRLKKKTKEGGESAGNVEEVIISVVDELIKESGIDKKDINAIAAGAPGVINQKDGIILFSPNLPWKNYDIKSPIKKKFGVPFYIGNDVNVGVLGEYKYGAAKGYKNVAGFFVGTGMGGGLILNGKLFTGNEFKAAEYGHMILDPEGPLCNCGQRGCLEAFSSKQGMSSYIRQQVSRGRKSEMAEAVEGGVFKSKILKKALEKEDKVAMEAVDRACHFLAIASGNMINTISPDIIVYGGGVMEAVGDIFMEKILAEVDRYCMPSIRSTVELKKAALGDDSILYGALSMINGQKG, encoded by the coding sequence ATGGGTGACAAGTACAACATATGCCTTGATATCGGCGGAACCAAGATTCTGGGAGCAATCTTTGACAAAAAAGAAAATATCACTTACAGGCTCAAGAAGAAGACCAAAGAAGGCGGAGAGAGCGCCGGCAATGTAGAAGAAGTCATAATCAGTGTTGTTGACGAGCTTATAAAGGAATCCGGAATCGATAAAAAAGATATAAATGCTATAGCAGCAGGGGCTCCGGGCGTTATAAACCAAAAAGACGGTATCATACTCTTTTCCCCGAATCTGCCATGGAAGAACTATGATATCAAGTCTCCGATTAAGAAAAAATTCGGTGTGCCCTTCTATATTGGCAATGATGTCAATGTAGGAGTCCTTGGTGAGTACAAGTACGGCGCTGCCAAAGGCTATAAGAATGTCGCAGGCTTCTTCGTAGGAACAGGTATGGGCGGCGGTCTTATACTTAATGGCAAGCTCTTTACAGGCAATGAGTTCAAAGCTGCCGAGTACGGCCATATGATATTGGATCCCGAAGGCCCCTTATGCAACTGTGGTCAGAGAGGATGCCTTGAAGCTTTTTCCAGTAAGCAGGGTATGTCTTCTTACATAAGACAGCAGGTATCAAGAGGCCGCAAGAGTGAGATGGCTGAAGCCGTTGAAGGTGGCGTATTTAAGAGTAAGATTCTTAAAAAGGCTCTGGAAAAAGAAGATAAGGTTGCCATGGAAGCTGTTGACAGAGCTTGCCACTTTCTTGCCATCGCATCCGGCAATATGATAAATACCATAAGTCCCGATATCATAGTATATGGCGGCGGAGTTATGGAAGCTGTAGGAGATATCTTCATGGAGAAGATCCTTGCAGAAGTTGACAGATACTGTATGCCGTCCATAAGAAGTACGGTTGAGCTTAAAAAAGCAGCCCTTGGAGACGACTCCATACTCTATGGAGCCCTCTCTATGATAAATGGTCAGAAGGGCTGA